A portion of the Carassius carassius chromosome 42, fCarCar2.1, whole genome shotgun sequence genome contains these proteins:
- the LOC132124133 gene encoding disco-interacting protein 2 homolog C-like isoform X7, whose protein sequence is MADRDALPLPLEVRARLAELELELSEGDITQKGYEKKRSKLLRAYLPHPPGLEASMAHERRPAMAPSASRYHRRRSSGTRDERYRSDVHTEAVQAALAKHKERKMAVPMPSKRRSLVVQTSMDAYTPPDTSSGSEEEGGQGEGTPTSSQGSVSMEHWISRAIHQGSTTSSSSSSTQSGGSGAAGRLADVLAQTHVGKSGPIAHLSLKRKTMLGIAENGNSLRRSCEFGSDLLWPPPLESDENHSAPPDVTTYTSEHPVQVERPQVSTIPRTTPKYGNAKLMETGDGVPVSSRVSAKIQQLVNTLKQPRRPPLREFFVDDFEELLEVQQPDPNQPRPEGAQMVAIRGEPLGVVTNWPPSLEAALQRWGTISPKAPCLTTMDTNGKPLYVLTYGKLWSRSIKVAYNILHKLGTKQEPMVRPGDRVALVFPNNDPAAFMVAFYGCLLAEVVPVPIEVPLTRKDAGSQQIGFLLGSCGVTVALTSDACHKGLPKGPTGEIPQFKGWPKLLWFVTESKHLSKPPRDWFPHIKDANNDTAYIEYKTCKDGSVLGVTVTRIALLTHCQALTQSCGYTEAEIIVNVLDFKKDVGLWHGILTSVMNMMHVISIPYSLMKVNPLSWIQKVCQYKAKVACVKSRDMHWALVAHRDQRDVNLSSLRMLVVADGSNPWSISSCDAFLNVFQSKGLRPEVICPCASSAEALTVAIRRPTDDSNQPPGRGVLSMQGLSYGVIRVDSEERLSVLTVQDVGTVMPGALMCVVKPEGVPQLCRTDEIGELCVCSIATGMSYYGLSGMTKNTFEVFPMSSSGAPISEYPFTRTGLLGFIGPGGLVFVSGKMDGLMVVSGRRHNADDIVATALAVEPMKFVYRGRIAVFSVTVLHDERIVVVAEQRPDSTEEDSFQWMSRVLQAIDSIHNVGVFCLALVPANTLPKTPLGGIHLSETKQLFLEGSLHPCNVLMCPHTCVTNLPKPRQKQPEIGPASVMVGNLVSGKRIAQASGRDLGQIEDNDQFLFLSEVLQWRAQTTPDHVLFTLLSSKGAVLSSLTCLQLHKRAEKIAAMLMERGHLQDGDHVALVYPPGIDLIAAFYGCLYAGCVPITVRPPHPQNIATTLPTVKMIVEVSRSSCVMTSQVISKLLKSKEASAAVDVRAWPPVLDTDDLPKKKPPQLYKPSNPDTLAYLDFSVSTTGMLAGVKMSHTATSAFCRSIKLQCELYPSREVAICLDPYCGLGFVLWCLCSVYSGHQSILIPPSELEVNPALWLLAVSQFRVRDTFCSYSVMELCTKGLGLQTESLKSRGLDLSRVRTCVVVAEERPRIALTQSFSKLFKDLGLHPRAVSTSFGCRVNLAICLQPHRLGKLADQGTSGPDPTTVYVDMRALRHDRVRLVERGSPHSLPLMESGKILPGVRIIIANPETKGPLGDSHLGEIWVHCAHNGSGYFTVYGDEALQSDHFNSRLSFGDTQTVWARTGYLGFLRRTELTDASGERHDALYVVGALDEAMELRGMRYHPIDIETSVIRTHKSIMECAVFPWTNLLVVVVELEGSEQEALDLVPLVTNAVLEEHYLIVGVVVVVDIGVIPINSRGEKQRMHLRDGFLADQLDPIYVAYNM, encoded by the exons CGCTCCTCTGGCACCCGTGATGAACGTTACCGATCAG ATGTCCACACAGAAGCAGTTCAGGCAGCACTAGCCAAACACAAGGAGAGGAAGATGGCTGTTCCCATGCCGTCCAAACGACGATCTCTAGTGGTACAGACCTCTATGGATGCCTACACCCCCCCAG ACACCTCGTCCGGCtcggaggaggagggcggccagGGCGAGGGTACCCCCACCTCCAGCCAGGGCAGCGTCAGCATGGAGCACTGGATCAGCCGGGCCATCCACCAGGgttccaccacctcctcctcctcatcttcgaCGCAGAGTGGGGGCAGCGGAGCCGCCGGGCGCCTGGCTGACGTCCTGGCTCAAACACATGTTGGCAAATCAG GGCCGATCGCTCACCTCTCATTGAAGAGGAAAACTATGCTCGGCATAGCAGAGAACGGAAACTCGCTGCGACGCTCCTGTGAGTTTGGATCAGATCTTCTCTGGCCGCCGCCCTTGGAGTCGGATG AAAATCACTCAGCCCCTCCAGACGTCACAACCTACACCTCCGAACATCCCGTTCAGGTGGAGAGGCCACAGGTGTCCACCATACCCCGGACCACACCCAAATATGGCAACGCCAAACTCATGGAGACCGGAGATG GAGTCCCAGTTAGCAGTCGAGTTTCAGCTAAAATCCAGCAACTTGTAAACACGTTAAAGCAGCCCAGACGACCTCCACTTCGAGAATTTTTTGTTGATGATTTTGAAGAGCTCCTAGAAG tcCAGCAGCCCGACCCCAACCAGCCACGGCCGGAGGGCGCTCAGATGGTTGCCATTCGAGGGGAACCGCTGGGAGTGGTCACTAATTGGCCACCATCGTTAGAAGCTGCACTGCAACGCTGGGGGACCATCTCGCCCAAAGCACCCTGCCTGACTACCATGGACACCAACGGCAAACCCCTCTATGTCCTTACTTACg GCAAGCTTTGGTCTCGGAGCATCAAAGTAGCGTACAACATCCTCCACAAACTGGGCACCAAGCAGGAACCTATGGTCCGACCAGGAGACCGG GTGGCTCTTGTGTTCCCCAACAACGATCCAGCCGCCTTTATGGTCGCCTTTTATGGCTGCCTGCTGGCAGAGGTGGTGCCCGTACCCATCGAAGTGCCACTTACCCGAAAG gaTGCAGGAAGTCAACAGATCGGCTTTCTCCTGGGCAGTTGTGGGGTTACTGTAGCTCTGACCAGTGATGCCTGCCACAAAGGCCTTCCAAAAGGACCCACTGGTGAAATACCACAGTTCAAAG GATGGCCAAAGCTGCTATGGTTTGTCACGGAATCCAAACACCTGTCCAAGCCGCCCCGTGATTGGTTCCCTCACATAAAAGATGCAAATAATGACACCGCCTACATAGAG TATAAGACCTGTAAAGATGGGAGTGTTTTGGGTGTGACGGTGACACGGATCGCACTTCTTACACATTGCCAGGCCCTAACACAGTCTTGTGGATACACAGAGG CTGAAATCATAGTGAATGTATTGGATTTTAAAAAGGATGTGGGTTTGTGGCACGGCATTCTAACT AGTGTCATGAACATGATGCATGTAATCAGCATCCCGTACTCGCTGATGAAGGTCAACCCTCTGTCCTGGATCCAGAAAGTGTGTCAATACAAAG ctaAAGTAGCTTGTGTCAAGTCCAGGGATATGCACTGGGCTCTGGTCGCTCACCGAGATCAGAGAGACGTCAACCTGAGCTCCCTGCGCATGCTGGTGGTGGCCGACGGATCCAACCCAT GGTCCATCTCATCGTGTGACGCGTTCCTCAATGTCTTCCAGAGTAAAGGTCTGCGGCCAGAGGTCATCTGTCCATGTGCCAGCTCAGCTGAAGCCCTTACCGTGGCCATCAGGAG GCCTACGGATGACAGTAACCAGCCACCAGGTCGAGGAGTGCTCTCTATGCAGGGTCTGAGCTACGGTGTCATCAGAGTGGACTCAGAGGAGCGTCTCTCTGTACTCACCGTACAGGATGTGGGCACCGTGATGCCAGGAG CTCTGATGTGTGTGGTCAAACCAGAGGGAGTTCCTCAGCTGTGCCGAACAGATGAGATcggagagctgtgtgtgtgttccattGCCACGGGAATGTCATATTATGGGCTCTCTGGCATGACAAAAAACACCTTTGAG gttttCCCCATGAGCAGTTCTGGGGCTCCTATCAGCGAGTACCCCTTCACTCGGACAGGGCTGCTGGGCTTCATAGGCCCAGGTGGGCTGGTGTTTGTCTCTGGAAAGATGGACGGGCTGATGGTGGTGAGCGGACGGAGACACAACGCTGACGATATCGTCGCAACAGCGCTGGCAGTAGAGCCCATGAAGTTTGTGTACAGGGGCAG GATAGCGGTATTTTCTGTGACGGTCCTGCATGACGAGAGAATTGTGGTTGTAGCTGAACAGCGGCCGGACTCCACAGAAGAGGACAGCTTCCAGTGGATGAGTCGTGTGCTGCAG GCGATAGACAGTATCCACAATGTCGGGGTGTTTTGTTTGGCTTTGGTGCCCGCTAACACCCTTCCCAAGACTCCTCTGGGAGGGATCCACCTGTCGGAGACCAAGCAGCTGTTTTTGGAAGGCTCCCTACATCCCTGTAACGTCCTAATGTGCCCTCACACCTGCGTCACCAACCTGCCCAAACCCAGACAGAAACAGCCAG AGATTGGACCTGCCTCTGTGATGGTAGGAAACCTGGTCTCAGGGAAGAGGATTGCTCAGGCCAGCGGCAGAGATCTGGGGCAGATCGAAGACAATGATCAG TTCCTCTTCCTGTCTGAGGTGTTGCAGTGGAGAGCCCAAACCACCCCAGATCACGTGCTCTTCACCCTCCTCAGCTCAAAG GGAGCAGTCCTGAGCTCACTGACTTGTCTTCAGTTGCATAAGCGGGCAGAGAAGATAGCAGCCATGTTGATGGAGCGAGGCCACCTGCAGGATGGTGATCATGTTGCGCTGGTGTACCCGCCTG GTATCGATTTGATTGCTGCCTTTTACGGATGCCTGTATGCCGGCTGTGTACCAATTACAGTGCGACCCCCTCATCCGCAGAACATTGCCACTACCCTGCCCACTGTGAAAATGATTGTGGAA GTGAGCCGATCGTCTTGTGTGATGACCTCACAGGTCATTTCCAAGCTTCTGAAGTCAAAGGAAGCGTCTGCCGCTGTGGACGTCAGGGCTTGGCCTCCTGTTCTGGACACAG ATGATCTGCCAAAGAAGAAGCCCCCTCAGCTCTACAAACCCTCCAATCCAGACACACTGGCTTACTTGGACTTCAGCGTCTCCACTACTGGGATGCTTGCAGGAGTAAAG ATGTCCCACACAGCCACCAGTGCCTTTTGCCGTTCTATAAAGCTCCAGTGTGAGTTGTATCCCTCTCGTGAGGTTGCCATCTGCCTGGATCCTTACTGTGGCCTCGGCTTTGTCCTCTGGTGCCTCTGCAG TGTGTATTCTGGCCATCAGTCCATCTTGATTCCCCCGTCCGAGCTGGAGGTGAACCCTGCTCTGTGGCTGCTGGCTGTCAGTCAGTTTCGGGTCAGAGACACGTTCTGTTCGTACTCCGTCATGGAGCTTTGCACCAAGGGGTTGGGCCTGCAGACCGAATCTCTCAAG TCCCGTGGACTTGACCTGTCCCGCGTAAGGACCTGTGTGGTTGTAGCTGAGGAAAGGCCCAGGATAGCCCTCACCCAGTCCTTCTCCAAGCTTTTTAAGGACCTGGGCTTGCACCCGCGAGCCGTCAGCACTTCCTTCGGATGTAGAGTGAACCTGGCCATATGCCTGCAG CCCCACAGACTCGGGAAGCTTGCAGATCAG GGGACATCAGGGCCAGACCCGACTACTGTGTACGTGGACATGAGAGCTCTACGACATGACAG AGTGCGTCTGGTCGAGCGAGGCTCCCCACACAGTCTCCCCCTCATGGAGTCTGGAAAG ATTTTACCTGGAGTTCGAATCATCATCGCCAATCCTGAGACGAAGGGTCCGCTGGGAGACTCCCATCTAGGGGAG ATCTGGGTTCACTGTGCCCATAATGGCAGCGGTTACTTCACAGTGTACGGCGATGAGGCCCTGCAGTCTGATCACTTCAACTCACGCTTGAGCTTCGGAGACACGCAGACCGTATGGGCACGCACCGGCTACCTGGGCTTCCTCCGCAGGACTGAACTCACAGATGCAAGTGGAG AGCGGCATGACGCTCTGTATGTAGTGGGTGCTCTGGATGAAGCCATGGAGCTGAGAGGAATGAGGTATCACCCCATCGACATAGAGACCTCTGTGATACGCACCCACAAGAGCATCATGGAATG TGCTGTGTTTCCCTGGACAAACCTGCTGGTGGTGGTCGTGGAGCTGGAAGGTTCTGAACAGGAAGCTCTGGACCTGGTTCCTTTAGTCACCAACGCGGTCCTGGAGGAGCACTACCTGATTGTaggtgtggtggtggtggtggacaTCGGCGTCATTCCCATCAACTCTCGCGGAGAGAAACAGAGGATGCACCTGCGAGACGGCTTTCTAGCCGATCAGCTGGACCCCATTTATGTGGCATATAACATGTAG
- the LOC132124133 gene encoding disco-interacting protein 2 homolog C-like isoform X8 — MADRDALPLPLEVRARLAELELELSEGDITQKGYEKKRSKLLRAYLPHPPGLEASMAHERRPAMAPSASRYHRRRSSGTRDERYRSDVHTEAVQAALAKHKERKMAVPMPSKRRSLVVQTSMDAYTPPDTSSGSEEEGGQGEGTPTSSQGSVSMEHWISRAIHQGSTTSSSSSSTQSGGSGAAGRLADVLAQTHVGKSGPIAHLSLKRKTMLGIAENGNSLRRSCEFGSDLLWPPPLESDENHSAPPDVTTYTSEHPVQVERPQVSTIPRTTPKYGNAKLMETGDGVPVSSRVSAKIQQLVNTLKQPRRPPLREFFVDDFEELLEVQQPDPNQPRPEGAQMVAIRGEPLGVVTNWPPSLEAALQRWGTISPKAPCLTTMDTNGKPLYVLTYGKLWSRSIKVAYNILHKLGTKQEPMVRPGDRVALVFPNNDPAAFMVAFYGCLLAEVVPVPIEVPLTRKDAGSQQIGFLLGSCGVTVALTSDACHKGLPKGPTGEIPQFKGWPKLLWFVTESKHLSKPPRDWFPHIKDANNDTAYIEYKTCKDGSVLGVTVTRIALLTHCQALTQSCGYTEAEIIVNVLDFKKDVGLWHGILTSVMNMMHVISIPYSLMKVNPLSWIQKVCQYKAKVACVKSRDMHWALVAHRDQRDVNLSSLRMLVVADGSNPWSISSCDAFLNVFQSKGLRPEVICPCASSAEALTVAIRRPTDDSNQPPGRGVLSMQGLSYGVIRVDSEERLSVLTVQDVGTVMPGALMCVVKPEGVPQLCRTDEIGELCVCSIATGMSYYGLSGMTKNTFEVFPMSSSGAPISEYPFTRTGLLGFIGPGGLVFVSGKMDGLMVVSGRRHNADDIVATALAVEPMKFVYRGRIAVFSVTVLHDERIVVVAEQRPDSTEEDSFQWMSRVLQAIDSIHNVGVFCLALVPANTLPKTPLGGIHLSETKQLFLEGSLHPCNVLMCPHTCVTNLPKPRQKQPEIGPASVMVGNLVSGKRIAQASGRDLGQIEDNDQARKFLFLSEVLQWRAQTTPDHVLFTLLSSKGAVLSSLTCLQLHKRAEKIAAMLMERGHLQDGDHVALVYPPGIDLIAAFYGCLYAGCVPITVRPPHPQNIATTLPTVKMIVEVSRSSCVMTSQVISKLLKSKEASAAVDVRAWPPVLDTDDLPKKKPPQLYKPSNPDTLAYLDFSVSTTGMLAGVKMSHTATSAFCRSIKLQCELYPSREVAICLDPYCGLGFVLWCLCSVYSGHQSILIPPSELEVNPALWLLAVSQFRVRDTFCSYSVMELCTKGLGLQTESLKSRGLDLSRVRTCVVVAEERPRIALTQSFSKLFKDLGLHPRAVSTSFGCRVNLAICLQGTSGPDPTTVYVDMRALRHDRVRLVERGSPHSLPLMESGKILPGVRIIIANPETKGPLGDSHLGEIWVHCAHNGSGYFTVYGDEALQSDHFNSRLSFGDTQTVWARTGYLGFLRRTELTDASGERHDALYVVGALDEAMELRGMRYHPIDIETSVIRTHKSIMECAVFPWTNLLVVVVELEGSEQEALDLVPLVTNAVLEEHYLIVGVVVVVDIGVIPINSRGEKQRMHLRDGFLADQLDPIYVAYNM, encoded by the exons CGCTCCTCTGGCACCCGTGATGAACGTTACCGATCAG ATGTCCACACAGAAGCAGTTCAGGCAGCACTAGCCAAACACAAGGAGAGGAAGATGGCTGTTCCCATGCCGTCCAAACGACGATCTCTAGTGGTACAGACCTCTATGGATGCCTACACCCCCCCAG ACACCTCGTCCGGCtcggaggaggagggcggccagGGCGAGGGTACCCCCACCTCCAGCCAGGGCAGCGTCAGCATGGAGCACTGGATCAGCCGGGCCATCCACCAGGgttccaccacctcctcctcctcatcttcgaCGCAGAGTGGGGGCAGCGGAGCCGCCGGGCGCCTGGCTGACGTCCTGGCTCAAACACATGTTGGCAAATCAG GGCCGATCGCTCACCTCTCATTGAAGAGGAAAACTATGCTCGGCATAGCAGAGAACGGAAACTCGCTGCGACGCTCCTGTGAGTTTGGATCAGATCTTCTCTGGCCGCCGCCCTTGGAGTCGGATG AAAATCACTCAGCCCCTCCAGACGTCACAACCTACACCTCCGAACATCCCGTTCAGGTGGAGAGGCCACAGGTGTCCACCATACCCCGGACCACACCCAAATATGGCAACGCCAAACTCATGGAGACCGGAGATG GAGTCCCAGTTAGCAGTCGAGTTTCAGCTAAAATCCAGCAACTTGTAAACACGTTAAAGCAGCCCAGACGACCTCCACTTCGAGAATTTTTTGTTGATGATTTTGAAGAGCTCCTAGAAG tcCAGCAGCCCGACCCCAACCAGCCACGGCCGGAGGGCGCTCAGATGGTTGCCATTCGAGGGGAACCGCTGGGAGTGGTCACTAATTGGCCACCATCGTTAGAAGCTGCACTGCAACGCTGGGGGACCATCTCGCCCAAAGCACCCTGCCTGACTACCATGGACACCAACGGCAAACCCCTCTATGTCCTTACTTACg GCAAGCTTTGGTCTCGGAGCATCAAAGTAGCGTACAACATCCTCCACAAACTGGGCACCAAGCAGGAACCTATGGTCCGACCAGGAGACCGG GTGGCTCTTGTGTTCCCCAACAACGATCCAGCCGCCTTTATGGTCGCCTTTTATGGCTGCCTGCTGGCAGAGGTGGTGCCCGTACCCATCGAAGTGCCACTTACCCGAAAG gaTGCAGGAAGTCAACAGATCGGCTTTCTCCTGGGCAGTTGTGGGGTTACTGTAGCTCTGACCAGTGATGCCTGCCACAAAGGCCTTCCAAAAGGACCCACTGGTGAAATACCACAGTTCAAAG GATGGCCAAAGCTGCTATGGTTTGTCACGGAATCCAAACACCTGTCCAAGCCGCCCCGTGATTGGTTCCCTCACATAAAAGATGCAAATAATGACACCGCCTACATAGAG TATAAGACCTGTAAAGATGGGAGTGTTTTGGGTGTGACGGTGACACGGATCGCACTTCTTACACATTGCCAGGCCCTAACACAGTCTTGTGGATACACAGAGG CTGAAATCATAGTGAATGTATTGGATTTTAAAAAGGATGTGGGTTTGTGGCACGGCATTCTAACT AGTGTCATGAACATGATGCATGTAATCAGCATCCCGTACTCGCTGATGAAGGTCAACCCTCTGTCCTGGATCCAGAAAGTGTGTCAATACAAAG ctaAAGTAGCTTGTGTCAAGTCCAGGGATATGCACTGGGCTCTGGTCGCTCACCGAGATCAGAGAGACGTCAACCTGAGCTCCCTGCGCATGCTGGTGGTGGCCGACGGATCCAACCCAT GGTCCATCTCATCGTGTGACGCGTTCCTCAATGTCTTCCAGAGTAAAGGTCTGCGGCCAGAGGTCATCTGTCCATGTGCCAGCTCAGCTGAAGCCCTTACCGTGGCCATCAGGAG GCCTACGGATGACAGTAACCAGCCACCAGGTCGAGGAGTGCTCTCTATGCAGGGTCTGAGCTACGGTGTCATCAGAGTGGACTCAGAGGAGCGTCTCTCTGTACTCACCGTACAGGATGTGGGCACCGTGATGCCAGGAG CTCTGATGTGTGTGGTCAAACCAGAGGGAGTTCCTCAGCTGTGCCGAACAGATGAGATcggagagctgtgtgtgtgttccattGCCACGGGAATGTCATATTATGGGCTCTCTGGCATGACAAAAAACACCTTTGAG gttttCCCCATGAGCAGTTCTGGGGCTCCTATCAGCGAGTACCCCTTCACTCGGACAGGGCTGCTGGGCTTCATAGGCCCAGGTGGGCTGGTGTTTGTCTCTGGAAAGATGGACGGGCTGATGGTGGTGAGCGGACGGAGACACAACGCTGACGATATCGTCGCAACAGCGCTGGCAGTAGAGCCCATGAAGTTTGTGTACAGGGGCAG GATAGCGGTATTTTCTGTGACGGTCCTGCATGACGAGAGAATTGTGGTTGTAGCTGAACAGCGGCCGGACTCCACAGAAGAGGACAGCTTCCAGTGGATGAGTCGTGTGCTGCAG GCGATAGACAGTATCCACAATGTCGGGGTGTTTTGTTTGGCTTTGGTGCCCGCTAACACCCTTCCCAAGACTCCTCTGGGAGGGATCCACCTGTCGGAGACCAAGCAGCTGTTTTTGGAAGGCTCCCTACATCCCTGTAACGTCCTAATGTGCCCTCACACCTGCGTCACCAACCTGCCCAAACCCAGACAGAAACAGCCAG AGATTGGACCTGCCTCTGTGATGGTAGGAAACCTGGTCTCAGGGAAGAGGATTGCTCAGGCCAGCGGCAGAGATCTGGGGCAGATCGAAGACAATGATCAGGCaagaaag TTCCTCTTCCTGTCTGAGGTGTTGCAGTGGAGAGCCCAAACCACCCCAGATCACGTGCTCTTCACCCTCCTCAGCTCAAAG GGAGCAGTCCTGAGCTCACTGACTTGTCTTCAGTTGCATAAGCGGGCAGAGAAGATAGCAGCCATGTTGATGGAGCGAGGCCACCTGCAGGATGGTGATCATGTTGCGCTGGTGTACCCGCCTG GTATCGATTTGATTGCTGCCTTTTACGGATGCCTGTATGCCGGCTGTGTACCAATTACAGTGCGACCCCCTCATCCGCAGAACATTGCCACTACCCTGCCCACTGTGAAAATGATTGTGGAA GTGAGCCGATCGTCTTGTGTGATGACCTCACAGGTCATTTCCAAGCTTCTGAAGTCAAAGGAAGCGTCTGCCGCTGTGGACGTCAGGGCTTGGCCTCCTGTTCTGGACACAG ATGATCTGCCAAAGAAGAAGCCCCCTCAGCTCTACAAACCCTCCAATCCAGACACACTGGCTTACTTGGACTTCAGCGTCTCCACTACTGGGATGCTTGCAGGAGTAAAG ATGTCCCACACAGCCACCAGTGCCTTTTGCCGTTCTATAAAGCTCCAGTGTGAGTTGTATCCCTCTCGTGAGGTTGCCATCTGCCTGGATCCTTACTGTGGCCTCGGCTTTGTCCTCTGGTGCCTCTGCAG TGTGTATTCTGGCCATCAGTCCATCTTGATTCCCCCGTCCGAGCTGGAGGTGAACCCTGCTCTGTGGCTGCTGGCTGTCAGTCAGTTTCGGGTCAGAGACACGTTCTGTTCGTACTCCGTCATGGAGCTTTGCACCAAGGGGTTGGGCCTGCAGACCGAATCTCTCAAG TCCCGTGGACTTGACCTGTCCCGCGTAAGGACCTGTGTGGTTGTAGCTGAGGAAAGGCCCAGGATAGCCCTCACCCAGTCCTTCTCCAAGCTTTTTAAGGACCTGGGCTTGCACCCGCGAGCCGTCAGCACTTCCTTCGGATGTAGAGTGAACCTGGCCATATGCCTGCAG GGGACATCAGGGCCAGACCCGACTACTGTGTACGTGGACATGAGAGCTCTACGACATGACAG AGTGCGTCTGGTCGAGCGAGGCTCCCCACACAGTCTCCCCCTCATGGAGTCTGGAAAG ATTTTACCTGGAGTTCGAATCATCATCGCCAATCCTGAGACGAAGGGTCCGCTGGGAGACTCCCATCTAGGGGAG ATCTGGGTTCACTGTGCCCATAATGGCAGCGGTTACTTCACAGTGTACGGCGATGAGGCCCTGCAGTCTGATCACTTCAACTCACGCTTGAGCTTCGGAGACACGCAGACCGTATGGGCACGCACCGGCTACCTGGGCTTCCTCCGCAGGACTGAACTCACAGATGCAAGTGGAG AGCGGCATGACGCTCTGTATGTAGTGGGTGCTCTGGATGAAGCCATGGAGCTGAGAGGAATGAGGTATCACCCCATCGACATAGAGACCTCTGTGATACGCACCCACAAGAGCATCATGGAATG TGCTGTGTTTCCCTGGACAAACCTGCTGGTGGTGGTCGTGGAGCTGGAAGGTTCTGAACAGGAAGCTCTGGACCTGGTTCCTTTAGTCACCAACGCGGTCCTGGAGGAGCACTACCTGATTGTaggtgtggtggtggtggtggacaTCGGCGTCATTCCCATCAACTCTCGCGGAGAGAAACAGAGGATGCACCTGCGAGACGGCTTTCTAGCCGATCAGCTGGACCCCATTTATGTGGCATATAACATGTAG